In Arthrobacter citreus, a genomic segment contains:
- a CDS encoding PrsW family intramembrane metalloprotease — MSGPFPDNPAGRNGAVPLTPHGAAPGPARLQPPGHGPVPVQPLFSTQPRGRTGTAVTVLLIIGAALVLLLVAWFLWWRLGTVAFLLCGILALVPLGICLLGLSWVDRWEPEPRSALLFAFLWGAGISVGITLLVGPSVAGALYSLFPGLAPEFIGPVLEAPLVEETAKGLGVLLLVFVRRSHFDGPVDGIVYAGTVAAGFAFTENILYFGSALISDGGLGAELGFVFVLRGLFSPFAHVLFTSAIGVGLGLAVRRGGALRITAGFLLGLAAAIGGHMFWNGGTALVAGSFFLFYFLLQVPLFALAVTGVVLLRRAEQRLTRQRLGEYAAAGWFTPAEVLMLSTRAGRHQAMAWAGQFGARSTMKSFIREATRLALTRQQIAAGRNVPANQAAEQTLLQALTRTRTLMLARAGGL; from the coding sequence ATGAGCGGACCCTTCCCCGACAACCCTGCCGGCCGGAACGGGGCCGTCCCCCTAACTCCCCACGGTGCTGCACCCGGCCCGGCCCGGCTCCAGCCGCCCGGACACGGACCCGTCCCGGTCCAGCCGCTGTTCTCCACCCAGCCCCGCGGACGCACCGGTACGGCGGTAACCGTCCTGCTGATCATCGGTGCGGCGCTGGTCCTGCTGCTGGTGGCCTGGTTCCTGTGGTGGCGGCTGGGAACCGTTGCCTTCCTGCTGTGCGGGATCCTGGCGCTGGTGCCGCTGGGCATTTGCCTGCTGGGTCTGAGCTGGGTGGACCGGTGGGAGCCCGAACCGCGCTCGGCGCTCCTCTTTGCGTTCCTGTGGGGTGCCGGCATTTCGGTGGGCATCACGCTGCTCGTGGGCCCCTCTGTGGCCGGAGCCCTGTACAGCCTGTTTCCCGGGCTGGCCCCGGAGTTCATCGGGCCGGTCCTGGAAGCGCCGCTGGTCGAGGAAACCGCCAAAGGACTCGGGGTCCTGCTCCTGGTGTTTGTGCGGCGCAGCCACTTTGACGGCCCGGTGGACGGGATTGTCTATGCCGGCACCGTGGCGGCAGGCTTCGCCTTCACCGAGAACATCCTGTACTTCGGTTCGGCCCTGATTTCCGACGGCGGACTCGGTGCGGAGCTGGGCTTCGTCTTTGTCCTCCGGGGCCTGTTCTCCCCGTTCGCTCATGTGCTGTTCACCTCCGCCATTGGAGTGGGGCTTGGGCTCGCCGTGCGGCGGGGAGGTGCGCTGCGCATCACCGCCGGCTTCCTGCTGGGCCTGGCTGCGGCCATTGGAGGCCACATGTTCTGGAACGGCGGAACGGCGCTGGTGGCGGGCAGCTTCTTCCTGTTTTATTTCCTGCTGCAGGTGCCGCTGTTTGCGCTGGCCGTGACCGGCGTCGTGCTGCTGCGGCGCGCCGAACAGCGGCTGACCCGGCAGCGGCTGGGCGAATATGCCGCGGCGGGATGGTTCACCCCGGCGGAGGTCCTGATGCTTTCCACGCGTGCCGGCCGGCACCAGGCGATGGCGTGGGCGGGGCAATTTGGCGCACGCAGCACCATGAAGAGCTTTATCCGGGAAGCCACCAGGCTTGCGCTGACGCGCCAGCAGATCGCTGCCGGACGCAACGTTCCGGCCAACCAGGCCG
- the pyrR gene encoding bifunctional pyr operon transcriptional regulator/uracil phosphoribosyltransferase PyrR has translation MDLSNPPGAPAPARTVLASADIDRALTRIAHEILEANKGASDLVLMGIPRRGYPLARRLADKIAAADPSVDPAAIVGQLDVTMFRDDLARQPTRTPHATKVPLSGIDDKVVVLVDDVLYSGRTIRAALDALVDLGRPRVVRLAVLVDRGHRELPIRADHVGKNLPTAIVEKVRVHLRETDTPAVDEVVIEGTL, from the coding sequence ATGGACTTGTCCAACCCGCCGGGCGCACCCGCGCCCGCACGCACCGTTCTGGCTTCAGCTGATATTGACCGCGCGCTTACCCGGATTGCCCACGAAATCCTGGAAGCCAACAAAGGGGCCTCGGACCTCGTCCTGATGGGCATTCCGCGCAGGGGCTACCCCCTCGCCCGCCGGCTGGCCGACAAAATTGCCGCCGCAGACCCATCGGTGGACCCCGCCGCCATCGTCGGGCAGCTGGACGTCACCATGTTCCGTGACGATCTGGCCCGCCAGCCCACCCGCACGCCCCACGCCACCAAAGTTCCGCTGTCCGGAATTGATGACAAAGTGGTGGTCCTCGTTGACGACGTCCTGTATTCCGGCCGGACCATCCGCGCCGCCCTGGACGCGCTGGTGGATTTGGGCCGCCCCCGTGTTGTCCGGCTCGCCGTGCTGGTGGACCGCGGACACCGCGAACTGCCCATCCGGGCTGACCACGTGGGCAAGAACCTGCCCACCGCCATCGTGGAAAAAGTCCGCGTGCATCTGCGGGAAACCGACACCCCGGCCGTAGACGAAGTTGTCATCGAGGGCACCCTGTGA
- a CDS encoding aspartate carbamoyltransferase catalytic subunit, translating into MRHLLSTRDLSRDDAMAILDTAEQMAAVSQREVKKLPALRGRTVVNLFFEDSTRTRISFEAAAKRLSADVINFSAKGSSVSKGESLKDTAQTLEAIGADAVVIRHGSSGAPARLAGSGWISAAVLNAGDGTHEHPTQALLDAFTMRRHWARLHGTASTGSDLTGMHVVIVGDVLHSRVARSDLWLLRTLGATVTLVAPPTLLPFGVESWPCNVSYDLDAALETGPDAVMMLRVQGERMHSAFFPSVREYSRRWGFDDVRLDRLDTLGLKDTILLHPGPMNRGLEISSRAADSPRATILEQVSNGVSVRMAALYLLLSGENTPAGTATLENAQ; encoded by the coding sequence GTGAGGCATCTGCTGTCCACCCGGGACCTCAGCCGGGACGACGCCATGGCCATCCTGGACACCGCCGAGCAAATGGCGGCGGTGTCGCAGCGCGAGGTCAAAAAACTGCCCGCACTGCGCGGCCGGACCGTGGTCAACCTCTTCTTCGAGGACTCCACCCGGACCCGGATCTCCTTTGAAGCCGCCGCCAAGCGCCTGTCCGCGGACGTCATCAACTTCTCCGCCAAGGGCTCCTCGGTGTCCAAGGGCGAGTCGCTGAAGGACACCGCGCAGACGCTGGAAGCCATCGGAGCGGACGCCGTCGTGATCCGGCACGGATCCTCCGGAGCTCCGGCACGGCTTGCCGGCTCCGGCTGGATCAGCGCCGCGGTGCTCAACGCCGGAGACGGCACGCACGAGCACCCCACACAGGCGCTGCTGGACGCCTTCACCATGCGCCGGCACTGGGCGCGGCTGCACGGCACCGCCTCCACCGGAAGCGACCTCACCGGCATGCACGTGGTAATCGTGGGCGATGTCCTGCACTCACGGGTGGCCCGCTCCGATCTGTGGCTGCTGCGCACGCTCGGTGCCACCGTCACGCTGGTGGCCCCGCCCACCCTGCTGCCCTTCGGCGTCGAGTCCTGGCCCTGCAACGTCAGTTACGACCTGGACGCCGCACTGGAAACCGGACCCGACGCCGTCATGATGCTGCGCGTGCAGGGCGAACGGATGCACTCAGCCTTCTTCCCCTCGGTGCGCGAGTACTCCCGCCGGTGGGGATTCGACGACGTCCGGCTGGACCGGCTGGACACCCTGGGCCTCAAAGACACCATCCTGCTGCACCCGGGTCCGATGAACCGCGGACTGGAAATTTCCTCCCGTGCGGCGGATTCGCCGCGGGCCACCATCCTTGAGCAGGTCAGCAACGGCGTGTCCGTCCGCATGGCCGCCCTTTACCTTCTGCTGTCCGGTGAAAACACCCCGGCCGGCACCGCCACCTTGGAGAACGCACAGTGA
- a CDS encoding dihydroorotase, protein MQNPNGPAAAGTYLIRNASILGRDTADLLIHGGMITAVGPALDAPEDAVVIDAAGLIALSGMVDLHTHLREPGREDAETVETGTRAAALGGFTAVHAMANSNPVADTAGVVEQVHSLGRRSGWVDVRPVGAVTVGLEGERLAELGAMADSRAQVRVFSDDGKCVSDPVLMRRALEYVKAFDGVIAQHAQEPRLTEGAQMNEGDVSAVLGLAGWPAVAEESIIARDVLLAQHTGSRLHVCHVSTAGSVEIIRWAKERGISVTAEVTPHHLLLTDDLVSSYNPVYKVNPPLRTAADVEALRRGLADGTIDIVGTDHAPHPSEHKECEWAQAAMGMTGLETALSVIQHAMIDTGLMDWEGFARVTSITPAAIGAVQTQGRPLAAGEPANVILVNPSARRTVDPNKMASKGRNSPFAGMELPGVVQATFFAGHPTVLDAALNTPHPVSTEESAWTA, encoded by the coding sequence ATGCAAAACCCGAACGGTCCCGCAGCGGCCGGAACCTACCTGATCCGCAACGCATCGATCCTGGGCCGGGACACGGCCGACCTGCTGATTCACGGCGGCATGATCACCGCCGTCGGCCCGGCGCTGGACGCCCCGGAAGACGCCGTCGTCATCGATGCCGCCGGCCTGATCGCGCTGTCCGGCATGGTGGACCTGCACACCCACCTGCGCGAACCCGGCCGCGAAGACGCCGAGACCGTGGAAACCGGCACCCGCGCCGCAGCCCTCGGGGGATTCACCGCAGTGCACGCCATGGCCAACTCCAACCCGGTTGCTGACACGGCCGGCGTCGTGGAACAGGTCCACAGCCTGGGCCGCCGGTCCGGCTGGGTGGACGTGCGCCCGGTCGGCGCCGTGACGGTGGGCCTGGAGGGGGAGCGGCTGGCGGAACTCGGTGCCATGGCCGACTCCCGCGCCCAGGTCCGCGTCTTCTCCGATGACGGCAAATGCGTCTCCGATCCGGTGCTCATGCGCCGTGCCCTGGAATACGTCAAAGCGTTTGACGGCGTCATCGCCCAGCACGCCCAGGAACCCCGCCTGACCGAAGGCGCCCAAATGAACGAGGGCGACGTCAGCGCCGTCCTGGGCCTGGCCGGATGGCCGGCCGTGGCCGAGGAATCGATCATTGCCCGTGACGTGCTGCTGGCGCAGCACACCGGATCCCGCCTGCACGTCTGCCACGTGTCCACCGCCGGGTCCGTGGAAATCATCCGCTGGGCCAAGGAACGGGGCATCAGCGTCACCGCCGAAGTCACCCCGCACCACCTGCTGCTCACCGATGACCTGGTGAGCAGCTACAACCCGGTCTACAAGGTCAACCCGCCGCTGCGCACCGCCGCCGACGTCGAGGCGCTGCGCCGTGGCCTCGCCGACGGCACCATCGACATTGTCGGAACTGACCACGCCCCGCATCCCTCCGAGCACAAGGAATGCGAGTGGGCGCAGGCGGCCATGGGCATGACCGGACTGGAAACCGCGCTTTCGGTCATCCAGCACGCCATGATCGACACCGGACTGATGGACTGGGAGGGCTTCGCCCGCGTGACTTCCATCACCCCCGCAGCCATCGGCGCCGTTCAAACACAGGGCCGGCCGCTTGCTGCCGGTGAACCCGCCAACGTCATATTGGTGAACCCGTCTGCGCGCCGCACGGTGGACCCGAATAAGATGGCTTCAAAGGGACGTAACTCACCATTTGCCGGTATGGAACTGCCCGGCGTGGTGCAGGCCACCTTCTTCGCCGGTCATCCCACGGTCCTGGATGCCGCCCTCAACACACCTCACCCCGTTTCCACAGAGGAGTCCGCATGGACCGCGTGA
- the carA gene encoding glutamine-hydrolyzing carbamoyl-phosphate synthase small subunit encodes MLEDGRTFRGRSYGAQGTALGEAVFATGMTGYQETITDPSYARQLVVQTAPHIGNTGVNTDDAESRRIWVAGYIVRDAARRPSNWRSERTLDEELAAQGVVGISGVDTRAVTRHLRERGAMKAGIFSGAAADRPDSELLADVLAQESMAGARLAEEVSVEASYVIEPNDHGWDGEPRFTVAALDLGIKSMTPVRFAERGVRVHVLPASATLEDVTALNPDGVFMSNGPGDPATADVQVNLLRDVLDTGTPFFGICFGNQILGRALGFGTYKLRYGHRGINQPVMDRRTGKVEITSQNHGFAVDAPLDGPVTAPEARFGRVEVSHVSLNDDVVEGLACLDIPAFSVQYHPEAAAGPHDSAYLFDRFVDLMDSTKNAASKIKESN; translated from the coding sequence ATGCTTGAAGACGGACGGACCTTCCGCGGCCGCAGCTACGGAGCCCAGGGCACCGCCCTGGGCGAGGCCGTCTTTGCCACCGGCATGACCGGTTACCAGGAGACCATCACCGATCCCTCCTACGCCCGCCAGCTGGTGGTGCAGACTGCGCCGCATATCGGCAACACGGGCGTCAACACCGACGACGCCGAGTCCCGCCGCATCTGGGTGGCCGGCTACATTGTGCGCGACGCCGCCCGCCGCCCGTCGAACTGGCGCTCCGAGCGCACCCTGGATGAAGAGCTGGCGGCGCAGGGCGTCGTCGGCATCTCCGGCGTCGATACCCGCGCCGTGACCCGGCACCTGCGTGAGCGCGGTGCCATGAAGGCCGGCATTTTCTCCGGTGCTGCCGCGGACCGCCCGGATTCCGAGCTGCTGGCCGACGTGCTGGCGCAGGAGTCCATGGCCGGCGCCCGGCTGGCCGAAGAGGTCAGCGTCGAGGCCTCCTACGTCATCGAGCCCAACGACCATGGATGGGACGGCGAGCCCCGCTTCACCGTCGCCGCCCTGGATCTGGGCATCAAATCCATGACGCCGGTGCGCTTTGCCGAGCGCGGCGTCCGCGTCCACGTCCTGCCCGCCTCCGCCACCCTCGAAGACGTCACCGCCCTGAACCCCGACGGCGTGTTCATGTCCAACGGACCCGGCGACCCCGCCACCGCCGACGTGCAGGTGAACCTCCTCCGGGATGTGCTGGACACCGGCACCCCGTTCTTCGGCATCTGCTTCGGCAACCAGATCCTGGGGCGCGCCCTCGGCTTTGGCACCTACAAGCTGCGCTACGGCCACCGCGGCATCAACCAGCCGGTGATGGACCGGCGCACCGGCAAGGTGGAAATCACCAGCCAGAACCATGGCTTTGCCGTGGACGCCCCGCTGGACGGTCCGGTGACAGCTCCCGAGGCCCGCTTCGGACGGGTGGAGGTCAGCCACGTGTCCCTGAACGACGACGTCGTGGAAGGCCTCGCCTGCCTGGACATCCCGGCCTTCTCCGTGCAGTACCACCCCGAGGCGGCGGCCGGCCCGCACGACTCCGCCTACCTGTTTGACCGCTTCGTGGACCTCATGGACTCCACCAAGAACGCCGCCAGCAAGATCAAGGAATCGAACTAA
- the carB gene encoding carbamoyl-phosphate synthase large subunit, translating into MPRRTDLKSVLVIGSGPIVIGQAAEFDYSGTQALRVLREEGLRVILVNSNPATIMTDPEFADATYVEPITPEVVEKIIAKERPDAILPTMGGQTALNTAIALDKNGVLDKYNVELIGANIAAIELGEDREKFKGVVERCGAESAKSIIVHSMDEAFAAAEQLGYPMVVRPSFTMGGLGSGLAYNEKDLRRIAGAGIQYSPTSEVLLEESILGWKEYELEMMRDRNDNVVVVCSIENFDPVGVHTGDSITVAPAMTLTDREYQNLRNIAIAVIREVGVDTGGCNIQFAIEPDTGRVVVIEMNPRVSRSSALASKATGFAIAKIATKLALGYTLDEIPNDITKQTPASFEPTLDYVVVKVPRFAFEKFPAADPTLTTTMKSVGEAMAIGRNFTEALQKALRSLEQKGASLSFAPVDGADVPALIEAAKRPTTERLKQVQQALLGGATVEDLYEATGIDPWYLDQLQLINEVAGEIRGAGSVNEEILRLAKRHGFSDEQIGALTNTPEAVIRGVRHALNIRPVYKTVDTCAAEFAAYTPYHYSSYDEEDEVAQHEKPSIIILGSGPNRIGQGIEFDYSCVHATMALREAGHETVMINCNPETVSTDYDISDRLYFEPLTLEDVLEVIAAEQRTGGVLGVFVQLGGQTPLKLAQALADAGVPILGTSPEAIDLAEHRGAFQRVLDEGGLIAPKNGTAVSFDDAKKIADEIGYPVLVRPSYVLGGRGMEIVYDEANLSRYIANATEITPDHPVLVDRFLEDAIEIDVDALFDGTDLYVGGIMEHIEEAGIHSGDSACVLPPITLGTDVVDRVRDATLAIASGVGVRGLINIQFALASDILYVIEANPRASRTVPFVSKATGVQLAKAAALIGTGMSIVQLRAAGKLFAVGDGSVLPLDAPVAVKEAVLPFSRFRTPEGTVVDSLLGPEMRSTGEVMGIDKYFDTAFAKSQAAANSALPTEGKIFVSVANRDKRSIIMPVKLMVDLGFEILSTGGTAEVLRRNGIQATTVRKVSEGEGPNGEGTVADLITAGEIHLVVNTPSGGQARGDGYEIRAAATSIGCPVVTTVSEFGAAVQAIEAMRSYEWDVTSLQEHAAKLKASSNIPADA; encoded by the coding sequence ATGCCCCGCAGAACCGATCTTAAGTCCGTCCTGGTTATCGGCTCCGGTCCGATCGTCATCGGCCAGGCCGCGGAATTCGACTACTCCGGCACCCAGGCGCTGCGCGTGCTGCGGGAGGAGGGCCTGCGGGTCATCCTGGTGAACTCCAACCCGGCCACCATCATGACGGACCCCGAGTTCGCCGACGCCACCTACGTGGAACCCATCACCCCCGAGGTGGTGGAAAAAATCATCGCCAAGGAACGCCCTGATGCGATCCTCCCGACGATGGGCGGCCAGACGGCGCTGAACACGGCGATCGCCCTGGACAAGAACGGTGTCCTGGACAAGTACAACGTGGAGCTGATTGGCGCCAACATCGCCGCCATTGAGCTGGGCGAGGACCGCGAAAAGTTCAAGGGCGTCGTCGAGCGCTGCGGTGCCGAGTCGGCCAAGTCCATCATTGTGCACAGCATGGACGAAGCCTTTGCCGCCGCCGAGCAGCTGGGCTATCCGATGGTGGTCCGCCCGTCCTTCACCATGGGCGGCCTGGGCTCGGGCCTGGCCTACAACGAGAAGGACCTGCGCCGCATCGCCGGCGCCGGCATCCAGTACAGCCCCACCTCCGAGGTGCTGCTTGAAGAGAGCATCCTCGGCTGGAAGGAATACGAGCTGGAGATGATGCGCGACCGCAACGACAACGTGGTGGTGGTCTGCTCCATCGAGAACTTCGACCCGGTGGGCGTCCACACCGGCGACTCCATCACCGTGGCCCCGGCCATGACCCTGACCGACCGCGAATACCAGAACCTGCGCAACATCGCCATCGCCGTGATCCGCGAAGTGGGCGTGGACACCGGCGGCTGCAACATCCAGTTCGCCATCGAACCGGACACCGGCCGCGTTGTCGTCATCGAAATGAACCCGCGCGTCTCCCGTTCCTCGGCCCTGGCCTCCAAGGCCACCGGCTTCGCCATCGCCAAGATCGCCACCAAGCTGGCGCTGGGCTACACGCTGGACGAGATTCCGAACGACATCACCAAGCAGACCCCGGCGTCGTTCGAACCGACCCTGGACTATGTTGTCGTGAAGGTGCCGCGGTTCGCGTTCGAGAAGTTCCCGGCCGCGGATCCCACCCTGACCACCACCATGAAGTCCGTCGGCGAGGCCATGGCCATTGGCCGCAACTTCACCGAGGCGCTGCAGAAGGCACTGCGTTCCCTGGAGCAGAAGGGCGCCTCGCTGTCCTTCGCACCGGTGGACGGCGCAGACGTGCCGGCCCTGATCGAGGCCGCCAAGCGTCCCACGACGGAGCGGCTCAAGCAGGTCCAGCAGGCACTGCTGGGCGGCGCAACGGTGGAGGACCTCTACGAGGCCACCGGCATCGACCCCTGGTACCTGGACCAGCTGCAGCTGATCAACGAGGTGGCCGGGGAAATCCGCGGCGCCGGGTCCGTGAATGAGGAAATCCTGCGCCTGGCCAAGCGGCACGGCTTCTCCGACGAGCAGATCGGCGCGCTCACCAACACCCCCGAGGCCGTCATCCGCGGCGTCCGGCATGCGCTGAACATCCGTCCGGTCTACAAGACGGTGGACACCTGCGCCGCGGAGTTCGCCGCCTACACCCCGTACCACTACTCCTCCTACGATGAGGAGGACGAGGTGGCGCAGCACGAGAAGCCGTCCATCATCATCCTGGGCTCCGGACCGAACCGGATCGGGCAGGGCATCGAGTTTGATTACTCCTGCGTGCACGCCACCATGGCGCTGCGCGAAGCCGGCCATGAGACCGTGATGATCAACTGCAACCCGGAGACGGTCTCCACTGACTACGACATTTCCGACCGGCTGTATTTTGAGCCGCTGACCCTTGAGGATGTCCTGGAGGTCATCGCCGCGGAACAGCGCACCGGGGGAGTCCTCGGCGTCTTCGTCCAGCTTGGCGGCCAGACCCCGCTGAAGCTGGCACAGGCCCTGGCCGACGCCGGCGTTCCCATCCTGGGCACCTCCCCGGAAGCCATTGACCTGGCCGAACACCGCGGCGCGTTCCAGCGCGTGCTGGACGAGGGCGGCCTGATCGCCCCGAAGAACGGCACCGCCGTGTCCTTCGACGACGCCAAGAAGATCGCTGATGAGATCGGCTATCCCGTGCTGGTCCGCCCGTCCTACGTGCTCGGCGGCCGCGGCATGGAAATTGTCTACGACGAGGCGAACCTCTCGCGCTACATCGCCAACGCCACGGAGATCACCCCGGACCATCCGGTGCTGGTGGACCGCTTCCTGGAGGACGCGATCGAGATCGACGTGGACGCCCTCTTCGACGGCACCGACCTGTACGTGGGCGGCATCATGGAACACATCGAGGAAGCCGGTATCCACTCCGGCGATTCCGCCTGTGTCCTGCCGCCGATCACCCTGGGCACCGACGTCGTCGACCGTGTCCGCGACGCCACCCTGGCCATTGCGTCCGGGGTGGGGGTGCGCGGACTGATCAACATCCAGTTCGCCCTCGCCTCGGACATCCTGTACGTCATCGAAGCCAACCCGCGGGCATCCCGCACGGTTCCGTTCGTGTCCAAGGCCACCGGCGTGCAGCTGGCCAAGGCCGCGGCGCTGATCGGCACCGGCATGTCCATCGTGCAGCTGCGCGCGGCCGGCAAGCTGTTCGCCGTCGGCGACGGATCGGTGCTGCCGCTGGACGCCCCCGTGGCCGTGAAGGAAGCCGTGCTGCCGTTCAGCCGCTTCCGCACCCCGGAGGGCACCGTGGTTGACTCGCTGCTGGGCCCGGAAATGCGTTCCACCGGCGAAGTCATGGGCATCGACAAGTACTTCGACACTGCGTTTGCCAAGTCTCAGGCGGCCGCGAACTCCGCGCTGCCGACGGAGGGCAAGATCTTCGTCTCGGTGGCCAACCGGGACAAGCGCTCCATCATTATGCCGGTGAAGCTGATGGTGGACCTGGGCTTTGAGATCCTCTCCACCGGCGGCACCGCCGAGGTCCTGCGCCGCAACGGCATCCAGGCCACCACGGTCCGCAAGGTGAGCGAGGGTGAGGGCCCCAATGGAGAAGGCACCGTGGCGGACCTGATCACCGCAGGAGAAATCCATCTGGTGGTCAACACGCCCTCCGGCGGCCAGGCCCGCGGCGACGGGTATGAAATCCGGGCCGCCGCCACTTCCATCGGCTGCCCGGTGGTCACCACGGTCTCCGAGTTCGGTGCCGCCGTCCAGGCCATCGAGGCGATGCGCTCCTACGAATGGGACGTCACGTCCCTGCAGGAGCACGCCGCCAAGCTCAAGGCTTCTTCGAATATCCCGGCTGATGCCTGA
- the pyrF gene encoding orotidine-5'-phosphate decarboxylase has translation MPEPLTEGRTPFGTRLRRAMDARGQLCVGIDPHPALLAAWGLNDDAAALERFALTVLEAVGEQAAAVKPQVALFERHGSAGMAALERVLAACSEAGMLSIADAKRGDIGSTMAAYADAWLRDGSALAADSVTLSPYLGFESLRPALDLAAASGRGVFVLALTSNPEGASVQHVGGSSSVAARIMAAAAQENAREAREADGGLGSTGLVIGATVGSALAELGARPSAATPILAPGLGAQGGTGADLRSTFGDAYPNVLATSSRDILRAGPDRAALREAAERTLAGLGQA, from the coding sequence ATGCCTGAGCCGCTGACCGAAGGGCGCACCCCCTTCGGCACCCGCCTGCGCCGGGCCATGGACGCCCGCGGCCAGCTATGCGTCGGGATTGATCCGCACCCGGCGCTGCTGGCCGCGTGGGGACTGAACGACGACGCCGCGGCCCTGGAGCGCTTCGCCCTCACCGTTCTGGAGGCGGTGGGGGAGCAGGCAGCCGCCGTCAAACCCCAGGTGGCGCTCTTTGAACGCCACGGATCAGCCGGAATGGCGGCCCTGGAACGGGTGCTGGCGGCCTGCTCCGAGGCGGGGATGCTCAGCATCGCCGACGCCAAACGCGGAGACATTGGCTCCACCATGGCTGCCTATGCCGACGCGTGGCTGAGGGACGGATCAGCCCTGGCGGCTGATTCGGTGACGCTGAGTCCCTATCTGGGCTTCGAGTCGCTGCGGCCGGCTTTGGATCTGGCTGCTGCGTCCGGCCGCGGTGTCTTTGTCCTGGCGCTGACCTCCAACCCGGAGGGTGCCTCGGTCCAGCACGTGGGCGGCTCTTCCTCTGTTGCCGCCCGCATCATGGCTGCCGCGGCGCAGGAGAATGCCCGGGAAGCCCGGGAAGCAGACGGCGGTCTGGGATCCACCGGACTGGTCATCGGGGCGACCGTCGGCTCCGCCCTGGCGGAGCTCGGCGCCCGGCCCTCCGCGGCCACACCGATTCTTGCTCCGGGCCTGGGTGCCCAGGGCGGAACCGGAGCCGATCTGCGGTCCACCTTCGGAGACGCGTACCCCAATGTGCTGGCCACCTCCAGCCGGGACATTCTCCGGGCCGGCCCGGATCGGGCCGCCCTGCGCGAAGCTGCGGAACGGACGCTGGCCGGCCTGGGCCAGGCCTGA
- the mihF gene encoding integration host factor, actinobacterial type: MNLKPLTEDERTRAREKATAARSVRADIKAKIKSGELSVEEVILSRSAEEAVGRLKVVDLLRALPGVGERRAAGIMTTVGIAPTRRVRGLGVHQRKALIEHLESD, from the coding sequence TTGAACCTCAAGCCACTGACCGAAGACGAGCGCACCAGGGCCCGGGAGAAGGCAACCGCAGCCAGATCCGTCCGGGCCGACATTAAGGCCAAAATCAAGTCCGGAGAATTGTCCGTGGAAGAGGTCATTCTGTCCCGTTCCGCGGAGGAAGCTGTGGGCCGGCTGAAGGTCGTGGACCTGCTCCGGGCACTGCCTGGCGTCGGAGAGCGCCGCGCAGCTGGAATAATGACTACGGTAGGTATAGCCCCAACCCGCCGAGTGCGCGGTTTGGGCGTCCACCAGCGCAAAGCGCTGATTGAACACTTGGAATCCGACTAG
- the gmk gene encoding guanylate kinase yields MRSSVSQPRLTVLAGPTAVGKGTVSTFIRDNYPEVWLSVSATTRPPRPGEEHGVHYFFVSAEEFDSLVEEGQMLEWAVVHGRNRYGTLRSTVEAAMADGRSVLLEIDLQGARQVKKSMPEANFVFLAPPSWDEMVRRLVGRGTETPEEQQQRLETAKLELAAEPEFDHTVVNDDVQRAAAELVSLMGISPRPR; encoded by the coding sequence ATGAGGTCCTCAGTGTCGCAACCGCGGCTGACAGTTCTTGCAGGTCCAACCGCAGTTGGCAAAGGCACGGTGTCCACCTTCATCCGGGACAACTACCCGGAGGTGTGGCTTTCCGTTTCCGCCACCACCCGGCCGCCGCGCCCGGGCGAGGAGCATGGGGTGCATTACTTCTTCGTTTCGGCGGAGGAGTTTGATTCGCTGGTCGAAGAGGGCCAGATGCTGGAGTGGGCCGTGGTCCACGGCCGCAACCGCTACGGCACACTGCGCAGCACCGTCGAGGCAGCCATGGCCGACGGCAGGTCGGTGCTTCTGGAGATCGATCTGCAGGGCGCACGCCAGGTTAAAAAGTCCATGCCGGAAGCAAATTTCGTCTTCCTGGCCCCGCCGTCGTGGGACGAAATGGTCCGCCGGCTCGTGGGACGCGGCACCGAAACACCCGAAGAGCAGCAGCAAAGGCTGGAAACCGCTAAACTGGAACTTGCTGCCGAGCCCGAGTTCGATCACACCGTGGTAAATGATGACGTCCAGCGGGCAGCAGCTGAGCTTGTATCACTCATGGGAATCAGTCCGCGCCCGCGCTGA
- the rpoZ gene encoding DNA-directed RNA polymerase subunit omega, which yields MSTVSEGIINPPIDDLLNVADSKYALVIYGAKRARQINAYYSQLHEGLFEYVGPLVETKLNEKPLSIALREINEGMLVSRPVESAE from the coding sequence GTGTCTACTGTGTCTGAAGGCATCATCAACCCGCCGATCGACGACCTGCTGAACGTAGCCGACTCGAAGTACGCCCTGGTTATTTACGGCGCCAAGCGTGCCCGCCAGATCAACGCCTACTACTCCCAGCTGCATGAGGGCCTGTTCGAATACGTCGGCCCGCTGGTGGAAACCAAGCTGAACGAGAAGCCGCTGTCCATCGCCCTGCGCGAGATCAACGAAGGCATGCTCGTCAGCCGTCCGGTCGAATCGGCCGAATAA